One segment of Streptomyces glaucescens DNA contains the following:
- a CDS encoding DUF6879 family protein yields MPQNALHSATFADLLAATRRSAVHLEMRDVYAVGDEQEDFDTFLRTGVANTDPTRSFWPQWVPLVQDAVGRGVVMRRARIVSEPVTDYIRYEHAITTVNLQAGEQVRWLPRRHASDIALPGNDFWLLDDRIVQFHHLTGTGDWAENGKERTDEPTVAALCAAAFEKVWERAIPHEKYTV; encoded by the coding sequence ATGCCGCAGAACGCGCTGCACAGCGCGACGTTCGCTGACCTGCTCGCCGCCACCCGGCGCAGCGCCGTGCACCTGGAGATGCGCGACGTCTACGCGGTCGGCGACGAGCAGGAGGACTTCGACACCTTTCTGCGTACCGGCGTCGCGAACACCGACCCCACGCGGTCGTTCTGGCCGCAGTGGGTGCCTCTGGTCCAAGACGCGGTCGGCCGCGGGGTGGTAATGCGCCGCGCGAGGATCGTCTCCGAGCCCGTCACCGACTACATCCGCTACGAGCACGCCATCACCACCGTGAACCTCCAGGCCGGCGAGCAGGTCCGCTGGCTGCCCCGCCGCCACGCCTCCGACATCGCCCTGCCGGGCAACGACTTCTGGCTCCTGGACGACCGCATCGTGCAGTTCCACCACCTCACCGGCACCGGCGACTGGGCCGAGAACGGCAAGGAGCGCACCGACGAGCCGACGGTGGCCGCCCTGTGCGCGGCCGCGTTCGAGAAGGTCTGGGAGCGGGCCATCCCGCACGAGAAGTACACCGTCTGA
- a CDS encoding transposase family protein encodes MVIYRAALDLPHALVEWVTMLIVTREGGRRCKLRPSQRAMVALVYLREHITLAKLAAGFGISESTAHAYTSAVIHLLAERAPGLLKVLREADPDFGLLDGTLAECDRVGDSREDYSHKHRRHGVNVQVVTDPDGRLLWISPALPGRAHDLTAARTHRIIRICERQGVPILADLAYQGGGPWLTTGIKRRPLKKLTPTEKTLNQALATARAPVERGVARLKSWRIFRKARCSPNRMTSIAKAVLTLERQR; translated from the coding sequence TTGGTCATCTATCGTGCCGCACTCGACCTGCCACATGCGCTCGTGGAGTGGGTCACCATGCTCATCGTCACCCGTGAGGGGGGCCGCCGCTGCAAGCTCCGCCCGTCCCAGCGCGCGATGGTGGCACTGGTGTACCTGCGTGAGCACATCACCCTGGCGAAACTCGCCGCCGGGTTCGGCATCAGCGAGTCCACCGCCCACGCCTACACCAGCGCGGTCATTCACCTGCTCGCCGAACGCGCACCGGGCCTGCTGAAGGTCCTGCGCGAGGCCGACCCCGACTTCGGTCTGCTAGACGGCACCCTCGCCGAGTGCGACCGGGTCGGCGACTCACGCGAGGACTACTCCCACAAGCACCGCCGGCACGGCGTGAACGTGCAGGTGGTCACCGACCCGGACGGCCGGCTGCTGTGGATCTCGCCGGCCCTGCCGGGCCGGGCACACGACCTGACCGCGGCACGCACCCACCGGATCATCCGGATCTGCGAGCGCCAGGGCGTCCCCATCCTGGCCGATCTTGCCTACCAGGGCGGCGGCCCCTGGCTGACCACGGGCATCAAACGCAGACCCCTGAAGAAGCTCACGCCCACCGAGAAGACTCTCAATCAGGCCCTGGCCACGGCACGGGCACCGGTCGAACGCGGAGTGGCCCGCCTGAAGTCCTGGCGAATTTTCCGCAAGGCTCGATGCAGTCCGAACCGCATGACGTCAATCGCCAAGGCTGTCCTCACCCTGGAGCGGCAACGCTGA
- a CDS encoding transposase codes for MLDQQKLPAARIEELLEAHPFSKVLTSMPGIGVRTEARILIDVGDGSSVPSAAHLAAYASLAQRPAVPGRRSEANNPPRERKQTAQTGPLSIRICRTYRPGLPDLLRKKISQGKHHAQALLCLARRRADVHFAMLRDGTIHGPQPAPSA; via the coding sequence GTGCTTGACCAGCAGAAGCTCCCGGCTGCGAGGATCGAAGAATTGCTGGAGGCACACCCCTTTTCCAAGGTCCTGACGTCCATGCCGGGGATCGGCGTCAGGACCGAAGCCCGCATCCTCATCGACGTCGGCGACGGATCCAGCGTCCCATCCGCCGCCCACCTCGCCGCCTACGCCAGCCTGGCCCAGCGACCCGCAGTTCCGGGTCGTCGATCCGAGGCGAACAACCCTCCAAGAGAGCGGAAACAAACAGCGCAAACGGGCCCTCTTTCCATCCGCATTTGCCGCACTTACCGACCCGGCCTCCCGGACCTACTACGAAAGAAGATCAGCCAAGGAAAGCACCACGCCCAAGCCCTCCTCTGCCTCGCCCGCCGCCGAGCCGACGTACACTTCGCCATGCTCCGCGACGGCACGATCCACGGACCCCAACCCGCCCCATCCGCTTGA